In Thunnus maccoyii chromosome 3, fThuMac1.1, whole genome shotgun sequence, the following proteins share a genomic window:
- the dlgap4b gene encoding disks large-associated protein 4 isoform X3, translating into MKGLGTNHNRHLSDSCDPSSGHPEALYPQKTSTLPRSPYLLSPTMEHYGTMDPHLYPSANPGSLPPEYMLPLNNQLSNSSTFPRIHYNSYDQSDFSPPGDSIGGISTGTMGTSMSVGMGTGMGMAGLSGRTPMITSGSATISHHMTKNQAPPSLLEQFDKQLPGGRDGFSTLQFHRTSAVAAAKQRTDSPGRIRYMLHSVQKLFAKSQSLESHNMKGNINGRSTGSGGGSSSTEDGGKQNRRSKSKDRGTKSETTSKRRPRSNMSGYWSSDDLDSSDLSSYHNTMAMMTLGRPTGHDSQGGQSRYIHSGYNTISSSKSSNDMKYQTLSGPGGGGGVGGLGGVGSTLMNDSDYMKGGSWSTLTMGQPRQVIQKGSATLDRSMLKSKSCQQELTCNYLQVGRRGDWSSTLGRSGGANEIPCRRMRSGSYVKAMGDMEDSDDSEGSPKPSPKTAARRQSYLRATQQSLSDQLPPRNRTLDYTLLQGELDALWSPLHSVTVSSLHQLGRSMSSCLPSLRELSNNRSLDNLDCIGGTGSSLPHWDDDDFSQACSTLGRRSCMAQLRDLDMSHHYEDRSSESTYRDSRSHSQDNPEPPDLPMPTCFRSRSHSYLRAIQAGCSQDDDTASIDSGSPPPTDTTVHTYSTSSVSTCITTCKKAAPPPVPPRTTSKPYISVTVQSSTESAQDNYLDQQDRRSEVNSQSSHAHSNSSDSLDSTRANSLARGIPRPPHIIPTPIATPREPLAPATANAATETSDSVAQHESLKSLLNKVNLVAEEPLVAPVPRRKLSSIGIQVDCIQEVPREETPPLAKFQSIGVQVEDGWQLSRSSSMASKQETDSDTQDISVISHVNNAKPTQKKVMVNSASQSMSSPPGQDSLDNGGTTGDTSSPPPPRQILNRSTTRSSSSSFSESLDPALDPSSLPPPDPWLESGNGSNNSAPQTVSGGTLCRRDGHWFLKLLQAETGRMEGWCQQMDQETKDNQLSEEVLGKVRSAVGSAQLLMSQKFQQFRGLCEQNLNVNANPRPTAQDLAGFWDLLQLSIEDISLKFDELYHLKSNDWQPVPSAAAQSPPERKVLPTPAAQCPGWGRGEGGSSSIKEAW; encoded by the exons ATGAAAGGATTGGGGACCAACCATAATAGACACTTGTCTGACTCCTGTGATCCTTCCTCAGGCCATCCAGAGGCCCTCTACCCTCAGAAAACTAGCACCCTTCCACGCAGTCCTTACCTGCTGAGCCCCACAATGGAGCACTATGGCACCATGGACCCCCACCTCTACCCTTCAGCCAACCCAGGCTCCCTTCCACCAGAATACATGCTGCCCCTCAACAACCAGCTGTCAAACAGCAGCACCTTCCCCAGGATTCACTACAACTCATACGACCAGTCTGACTTCTCTCCACCCGGGGACAGCATTGGCGGAATAAGTACAGGGACCATGGGTACATCGATGTCTGTGGGCATGGGAACAGGCATGGGCATGGCAGGGCTGAGTGGACGAACACCTATGATTACAAGTGGCTCAGCAACTATATCACATCATATGACCAAGAACCAGGCACCACCCAGTCTGCTGGAACAGTTTGATAAACAGCTACCCGGCGGCCGAGATGGATTCAGCACATTACAGTTCCATCGAACATCTGCAGTAGCTGCTGCCAAGCAGCGTACAGACAGTCCTGGTCGCATTCGTTACATGCTGCACTCAGTGCAGAAGCTCTTTGCAAAATCCCAGTCATTGGAGAGTCACAACATGAAAGGAAATATCAATGGACGCTCCACTGGCAGTGGTGGAGGCTCATCTAGTACTGAAGATGGAGGGAAGCAAAATCGTAGATCCAAAAGTAAAGATCGTGGTACAAAATCAGAGACAACTTCTAAGCGACGACCACGCTCTAACATGTCAGGTTACTGGAGCTCAGATGACTTGGACAGCAGCGATTTGAGCAGCTATCATAACACCATGGCCATGATGACTCTGGGGCGTCCAACTGGCCATGACAGCCAAGGGGGCCAGAGCAGATACATCCACAGTGGCTACAACACTATCAGCTCCTCCAAAAGCAGCAATGACATGAAGTATCAGACCCTCTCTGGGCCTGGGGGCGGAGGTGGAGTTGGTGGACTTGGAGGAGTAGGAAGTACGCTAATGAATGATAGTGACTATATGAAAGGAGGGTCCTGGTCCACATTGACCATGGGCCAGCCGAGACAGGTGATCCAGAAGGGCTCAGCCACTCTGGACAGGTCCATGCTCAAGTCCAAATCTTGCCAACAGGAGCTAACCTGCAACTACCTGCAGGTTGGACGACGG GGGGATTGGAGTAGCACATTAGGCCGCAGTGGGGGTGCCAACGAAATCCCATGTCGACGGATGCGCAGTGGTAGCTATGTGAAGGCCATGGGAGACATGGAAGACAGCGACGACTCGGAGGGGAGCCCCAAACCTTCACCAAAAACTGCTGCTCGTCGCCAGAGCTACCTCAGGGCTACGCAGCAGTCTCTGAGCGACCAGCTACCCCCACGCAA CAGAACCCTGGATTACACCTTGTTGCAGGGGGAGCTGGATGCCCTGTGGTCTCCACTCCACAGTGTCACAGTGTCCTCTCTGCATCAGCTGGGCAGGTCAATGAGCAG CTGTCTTCCGTCTCTCAGAGAGCTCTCCAATAACCGCAGCCTGGACAACCTAGACTGCATTGGGGGTACAGGCTCATCTTTGCCACACTGGGATGATGATGACTTCAGCCAGGCCTGCAGCACCTTGGGCAGACGTAGCTGCATGGCACAG CTACGGGACCTGGATATGAGTCATCATTATGAGGACCGCAGCTCCGAGTCCACATATAGAGATTCCCGTTCCCATTCTCAGGACAACCCGGAGCCTCCAGACTTGCCCATGCCTACATGCTTCCGATCCCGCAGCCACAGCTATCTAAGAGCCATCCAGGCTGGCTGTTCCCAAGATGACGACACAGCATCCATAGACTCAGGCTCACCTCCTCCAACTGACACCACTGTTCACACCTACAGCACCAGCAGTG tCTCTACATGCATAACCACCTGTAAGAAGGCTGCTCCTCCGCCAGTGCCGCCCCGTACAACCTCCAAGCCCTACATCTCTGTGACGGTGCAGAGCAGCACAGAGTCGGCCCAGGACAACTACCTTGATCAGCAGGACcgaaggtcagaggtcaacagCCAGTCAAGCCACGCACATAGCAACTCGTCTGACAGTCTTGACAGCACCCGTGCCAACAGCCTGGCCCGCGGAATACCCCGCCCTCCACACATCATCCCCACTCCCATCGCCACCCCAAGAGAGCCACTTGCCCCCGCCACCGCCAATGCTGCCACTGAGACAAGTGACTCAGTAGCCCAGCATGAGTCCCTGAAATCTCTATTAAATAAAGTGAATCTAGTGGCAGAGGAGCCCCTAGTGGCCCCAGTACCCAGGCGGAAACTGTCCTCCATTGGCATACAG GTTGACTGTATTCAGGAAGTTCCACGAGAAGAGACCCCACCACTGGCCAAATTTCAGTCAATCGGAGTACAGGTGGAGGACGGGTGGCA GCTCAGTCGCTCCAGTAGCATGGCCTCAAAACAAGAAACAGACTCAGACACACAGGACATCTCTGTCATTTCCCATGTCAATAATGCCAAACCCACTCAGAAGAAAGTCATGGTCAATAGTGCCAGCCAATCCATGAGCTCCCCCCCTGGACAGGACTCATTAGACAACGGAGGCACCACTGGTGACACCTCCTCACCTCCACCTCCCAGACAAATCCTCAATCGCTCCACCACACGAAGTagctcttcctctttctcagaAAGTCTGGACCCAGCGCTGGACCCCTCATCACTACCACCTCCAGACCCCTGGCTGGAGAGTGGGAATGGAAGTAACAACAGCGCCCCCCAAACTGTAAGTGGGGGAACGCTATGTCGGAGAGATGGCCACTGGTTTCTAAAGCTGTTGCAGGCCGAAACAGGACGCATGGAGGGATGGTGCCAGCAGATGGATCAGGAGACCAAAGACAACCAGCTCTCAGAGGAAG TGCTGGGCAAGGTCCGCAGTGCAGTTGGAAGCGCTCAGCTCTTAATGTCCCAGAAGTTCCAACAGTTTCGGGGACTGTGCGAGCAAAACTTG AATGTGAATGCCAATCCGAGGCCCACAGCCCAGGACCTGGCTGGTTTCTGGGACCTGCTGCAGCTCTCCATCGAGGACATCAGCCTCAAGTTCGATGAGCTCTACCATCTCAAGTCCAATGACTGGCAGCCTGTGCCATCTGCGGCTGCCCAGTCGCCCCCTGAGCGGAAGGTACTTCCCACCCCTGCTGCCCAGTGCCCTGGCTGGG GACGAGGAGAAGGCGGCTCTTCCAGCATCAAAGAAGCCTGGTAA
- the dlgap4b gene encoding disks large-associated protein 4 isoform X1 encodes MKGLGTNHNRHLSDSCDPSSGHPEALYPQKTSTLPRSPYLLSPTMEHYGTMDPHLYPSANPGSLPPEYMLPLNNQLSNSSTFPRIHYNSYDQSDFSPPGDSIGGISTGTMGTSMSVGMGTGMGMAGLSGRTPMITSGSATISHHMTKNQAPPSLLEQFDKQLPGGRDGFSTLQFHRTSAVAAAKQRTDSPGRIRYMLHSVQKLFAKSQSLESHNMKGNINGRSTGSGGGSSSTEDGGKQNRRSKSKDRGTKSETTSKRRPRSNMSGYWSSDDLDSSDLSSYHNTMAMMTLGRPTGHDSQGGQSRYIHSGYNTISSSKSSNDMKYQTLSGPGGGGGVGGLGGVGSTLMNDSDYMKGGSWSTLTMGQPRQVIQKGSATLDRSMLKSKSCQQELTCNYLQVGRRGDWSSTLGRSGGANEIPCRRMRSGSYVKAMGDMEDSDDSEGSPKPSPKTAARRQSYLRATQQSLSDQLPPRNRTLDYTLLQGELDALWSPLHSVTVSSLHQLGRSMSSCLPSLRELSNNRSLDNLDCIGGTGSSLPHWDDDDFSQACSTLGRRSCMAQLRDLDMSHHYEDRSSESTYRDSRSHSQDNPEPPDLPMPTCFRSRSHSYLRAIQAGCSQDDDTASIDSGSPPPTDTTVHTYSTSSVSTCITTCKKAAPPPVPPRTTSKPYISVTVQSSTESAQDNYLDQQDRRSEVNSQSSHAHSNSSDSLDSTRANSLARGIPRPPHIIPTPIATPREPLAPATANAATETSDSVAQHESLKSLLNKVNLVAEEPLVAPVPRRKLSSIGIQVDCIQEVPREETPPLAKFQSIGVQVEDGWQLSRSSSMASKQETDSDTQDISVISHVNNAKPTQKKVMVNSASQSMSSPPGQDSLDNGGTTGDTSSPPPPRQILNRSTTRSSSSSFSESLDPALDPSSLPPPDPWLESGNGSNNSAPQTVSGGTLCRRDGHWFLKLLQAETGRMEGWCQQMDQETKDNQLSEEVLGKVRSAVGSAQLLMSQKFQQFRGLCEQNLNVNANPRPTAQDLAGFWDLLQLSIEDISLKFDELYHLKSNDWQPVPSAAAQSPPERKDEEKAALPASKKPGKGRPSLGREKSADSSSTSSSASAEKQRQEARKRLLAAKKAASFRQNSATESADSIEIYVPEAQTRL; translated from the exons ATGAAAGGATTGGGGACCAACCATAATAGACACTTGTCTGACTCCTGTGATCCTTCCTCAGGCCATCCAGAGGCCCTCTACCCTCAGAAAACTAGCACCCTTCCACGCAGTCCTTACCTGCTGAGCCCCACAATGGAGCACTATGGCACCATGGACCCCCACCTCTACCCTTCAGCCAACCCAGGCTCCCTTCCACCAGAATACATGCTGCCCCTCAACAACCAGCTGTCAAACAGCAGCACCTTCCCCAGGATTCACTACAACTCATACGACCAGTCTGACTTCTCTCCACCCGGGGACAGCATTGGCGGAATAAGTACAGGGACCATGGGTACATCGATGTCTGTGGGCATGGGAACAGGCATGGGCATGGCAGGGCTGAGTGGACGAACACCTATGATTACAAGTGGCTCAGCAACTATATCACATCATATGACCAAGAACCAGGCACCACCCAGTCTGCTGGAACAGTTTGATAAACAGCTACCCGGCGGCCGAGATGGATTCAGCACATTACAGTTCCATCGAACATCTGCAGTAGCTGCTGCCAAGCAGCGTACAGACAGTCCTGGTCGCATTCGTTACATGCTGCACTCAGTGCAGAAGCTCTTTGCAAAATCCCAGTCATTGGAGAGTCACAACATGAAAGGAAATATCAATGGACGCTCCACTGGCAGTGGTGGAGGCTCATCTAGTACTGAAGATGGAGGGAAGCAAAATCGTAGATCCAAAAGTAAAGATCGTGGTACAAAATCAGAGACAACTTCTAAGCGACGACCACGCTCTAACATGTCAGGTTACTGGAGCTCAGATGACTTGGACAGCAGCGATTTGAGCAGCTATCATAACACCATGGCCATGATGACTCTGGGGCGTCCAACTGGCCATGACAGCCAAGGGGGCCAGAGCAGATACATCCACAGTGGCTACAACACTATCAGCTCCTCCAAAAGCAGCAATGACATGAAGTATCAGACCCTCTCTGGGCCTGGGGGCGGAGGTGGAGTTGGTGGACTTGGAGGAGTAGGAAGTACGCTAATGAATGATAGTGACTATATGAAAGGAGGGTCCTGGTCCACATTGACCATGGGCCAGCCGAGACAGGTGATCCAGAAGGGCTCAGCCACTCTGGACAGGTCCATGCTCAAGTCCAAATCTTGCCAACAGGAGCTAACCTGCAACTACCTGCAGGTTGGACGACGG GGGGATTGGAGTAGCACATTAGGCCGCAGTGGGGGTGCCAACGAAATCCCATGTCGACGGATGCGCAGTGGTAGCTATGTGAAGGCCATGGGAGACATGGAAGACAGCGACGACTCGGAGGGGAGCCCCAAACCTTCACCAAAAACTGCTGCTCGTCGCCAGAGCTACCTCAGGGCTACGCAGCAGTCTCTGAGCGACCAGCTACCCCCACGCAA CAGAACCCTGGATTACACCTTGTTGCAGGGGGAGCTGGATGCCCTGTGGTCTCCACTCCACAGTGTCACAGTGTCCTCTCTGCATCAGCTGGGCAGGTCAATGAGCAG CTGTCTTCCGTCTCTCAGAGAGCTCTCCAATAACCGCAGCCTGGACAACCTAGACTGCATTGGGGGTACAGGCTCATCTTTGCCACACTGGGATGATGATGACTTCAGCCAGGCCTGCAGCACCTTGGGCAGACGTAGCTGCATGGCACAG CTACGGGACCTGGATATGAGTCATCATTATGAGGACCGCAGCTCCGAGTCCACATATAGAGATTCCCGTTCCCATTCTCAGGACAACCCGGAGCCTCCAGACTTGCCCATGCCTACATGCTTCCGATCCCGCAGCCACAGCTATCTAAGAGCCATCCAGGCTGGCTGTTCCCAAGATGACGACACAGCATCCATAGACTCAGGCTCACCTCCTCCAACTGACACCACTGTTCACACCTACAGCACCAGCAGTG tCTCTACATGCATAACCACCTGTAAGAAGGCTGCTCCTCCGCCAGTGCCGCCCCGTACAACCTCCAAGCCCTACATCTCTGTGACGGTGCAGAGCAGCACAGAGTCGGCCCAGGACAACTACCTTGATCAGCAGGACcgaaggtcagaggtcaacagCCAGTCAAGCCACGCACATAGCAACTCGTCTGACAGTCTTGACAGCACCCGTGCCAACAGCCTGGCCCGCGGAATACCCCGCCCTCCACACATCATCCCCACTCCCATCGCCACCCCAAGAGAGCCACTTGCCCCCGCCACCGCCAATGCTGCCACTGAGACAAGTGACTCAGTAGCCCAGCATGAGTCCCTGAAATCTCTATTAAATAAAGTGAATCTAGTGGCAGAGGAGCCCCTAGTGGCCCCAGTACCCAGGCGGAAACTGTCCTCCATTGGCATACAG GTTGACTGTATTCAGGAAGTTCCACGAGAAGAGACCCCACCACTGGCCAAATTTCAGTCAATCGGAGTACAGGTGGAGGACGGGTGGCA GCTCAGTCGCTCCAGTAGCATGGCCTCAAAACAAGAAACAGACTCAGACACACAGGACATCTCTGTCATTTCCCATGTCAATAATGCCAAACCCACTCAGAAGAAAGTCATGGTCAATAGTGCCAGCCAATCCATGAGCTCCCCCCCTGGACAGGACTCATTAGACAACGGAGGCACCACTGGTGACACCTCCTCACCTCCACCTCCCAGACAAATCCTCAATCGCTCCACCACACGAAGTagctcttcctctttctcagaAAGTCTGGACCCAGCGCTGGACCCCTCATCACTACCACCTCCAGACCCCTGGCTGGAGAGTGGGAATGGAAGTAACAACAGCGCCCCCCAAACTGTAAGTGGGGGAACGCTATGTCGGAGAGATGGCCACTGGTTTCTAAAGCTGTTGCAGGCCGAAACAGGACGCATGGAGGGATGGTGCCAGCAGATGGATCAGGAGACCAAAGACAACCAGCTCTCAGAGGAAG TGCTGGGCAAGGTCCGCAGTGCAGTTGGAAGCGCTCAGCTCTTAATGTCCCAGAAGTTCCAACAGTTTCGGGGACTGTGCGAGCAAAACTTG AATGTGAATGCCAATCCGAGGCCCACAGCCCAGGACCTGGCTGGTTTCTGGGACCTGCTGCAGCTCTCCATCGAGGACATCAGCCTCAAGTTCGATGAGCTCTACCATCTCAAGTCCAATGACTGGCAGCCTGTGCCATCTGCGGCTGCCCAGTCGCCCCCTGAGCGGAAG GACGAGGAGAAGGCGGCTCTTCCAGCATCAAAGAAGCCTGGTAAGGGAAGACCATCGCTGGGCCGCGAGAAGAGCGCCGACTCCTCTTCAACCTCTTCTTCGgcctctgcagagaagcagaGACAGGAGGCTCGCAAGCGTCTGCTGGCTGCTAAGAAGGCTGCCTCGTTTCGCCAGAACTCCGCCACAGAGAGCGCAGACAGCATTGAAATCTATGTCCCCGAGGCCCAGACTCGCCtctga
- the dlgap4b gene encoding disks large-associated protein 4 isoform X5, with amino-acid sequence MASKQETDSDTQDISVISHVNNAKPTQKKVMVNSASQSMSSPPGQDSLDNGGTTGDTSSPPPPRQILNRSTTRSSSSSFSESLDPALDPSSLPPPDPWLESGNGSNNSAPQTVSGGTLCRRDGHWFLKLLQAETGRMEGWCQQMDQETKDNQLSEEVLGKVRSAVGSAQLLMSQKFQQFRGLCEQNLNVNANPRPTAQDLAGFWDLLQLSIEDISLKFDELYHLKSNDWQPVPSAAAQSPPERKDEEKAALPASKKPGKGRPSLGREKSADSSSTSSSASAEKQRQEARKRLLAAKKAASFRQNSATESADSIEIYVPEAQTRL; translated from the exons ATGGCCTCAAAACAAGAAACAGACTCAGACACACAGGACATCTCTGTCATTTCCCATGTCAATAATGCCAAACCCACTCAGAAGAAAGTCATGGTCAATAGTGCCAGCCAATCCATGAGCTCCCCCCCTGGACAGGACTCATTAGACAACGGAGGCACCACTGGTGACACCTCCTCACCTCCACCTCCCAGACAAATCCTCAATCGCTCCACCACACGAAGTagctcttcctctttctcagaAAGTCTGGACCCAGCGCTGGACCCCTCATCACTACCACCTCCAGACCCCTGGCTGGAGAGTGGGAATGGAAGTAACAACAGCGCCCCCCAAACTGTAAGTGGGGGAACGCTATGTCGGAGAGATGGCCACTGGTTTCTAAAGCTGTTGCAGGCCGAAACAGGACGCATGGAGGGATGGTGCCAGCAGATGGATCAGGAGACCAAAGACAACCAGCTCTCAGAGGAAG TGCTGGGCAAGGTCCGCAGTGCAGTTGGAAGCGCTCAGCTCTTAATGTCCCAGAAGTTCCAACAGTTTCGGGGACTGTGCGAGCAAAACTTG AATGTGAATGCCAATCCGAGGCCCACAGCCCAGGACCTGGCTGGTTTCTGGGACCTGCTGCAGCTCTCCATCGAGGACATCAGCCTCAAGTTCGATGAGCTCTACCATCTCAAGTCCAATGACTGGCAGCCTGTGCCATCTGCGGCTGCCCAGTCGCCCCCTGAGCGGAAG GACGAGGAGAAGGCGGCTCTTCCAGCATCAAAGAAGCCTGGTAAGGGAAGACCATCGCTGGGCCGCGAGAAGAGCGCCGACTCCTCTTCAACCTCTTCTTCGgcctctgcagagaagcagaGACAGGAGGCTCGCAAGCGTCTGCTGGCTGCTAAGAAGGCTGCCTCGTTTCGCCAGAACTCCGCCACAGAGAGCGCAGACAGCATTGAAATCTATGTCCCCGAGGCCCAGACTCGCCtctga
- the dlgap4b gene encoding disks large-associated protein 4 isoform X2 yields MKGLGTNHNRHLSDSCDPSSGHPEALYPQKTSTLPRSPYLLSPTMEHYGTMDPHLYPSANPGSLPPEYMLPLNNQLSNSSTFPRIHYNSYDQSDFSPPGDSIGGISTGTMGTSMSVGMGTGMGMAGLSGRTPMITSGSATISHHMTKNQAPPSLLEQFDKQLPGGRDGFSTLQFHRTSAVAAAKQRTDSPGRIRYMLHSVQKLFAKSQSLESHNMKGNINGRSTGSGGGSSSTEDGGKQNRRSKSKDRGTKSETTSKRRPRSNMSGYWSSDDLDSSDLSSYHNTMAMMTLGRPTGHDSQGGQSRYIHSGYNTISSSKSSNDMKYQTLSGPGGGGGVGGLGGVGSTLMNDSDYMKGGSWSTLTMGQPRQVIQKGSATLDRSMLKSKSCQQELTCNYLQVGRRGDWSSTLGRSGGANEIPCRRMRSGSYVKAMGDMEDSDDSEGSPKPSPKTAARRQSYLRATQQSLSDQLPPRNCLPSLRELSNNRSLDNLDCIGGTGSSLPHWDDDDFSQACSTLGRRSCMAQLRDLDMSHHYEDRSSESTYRDSRSHSQDNPEPPDLPMPTCFRSRSHSYLRAIQAGCSQDDDTASIDSGSPPPTDTTVHTYSTSSVSTCITTCKKAAPPPVPPRTTSKPYISVTVQSSTESAQDNYLDQQDRRSEVNSQSSHAHSNSSDSLDSTRANSLARGIPRPPHIIPTPIATPREPLAPATANAATETSDSVAQHESLKSLLNKVNLVAEEPLVAPVPRRKLSSIGIQVDCIQEVPREETPPLAKFQSIGVQVEDGWQLSRSSSMASKQETDSDTQDISVISHVNNAKPTQKKVMVNSASQSMSSPPGQDSLDNGGTTGDTSSPPPPRQILNRSTTRSSSSSFSESLDPALDPSSLPPPDPWLESGNGSNNSAPQTVSGGTLCRRDGHWFLKLLQAETGRMEGWCQQMDQETKDNQLSEEVLGKVRSAVGSAQLLMSQKFQQFRGLCEQNLNVNANPRPTAQDLAGFWDLLQLSIEDISLKFDELYHLKSNDWQPVPSAAAQSPPERKDEEKAALPASKKPGKGRPSLGREKSADSSSTSSSASAEKQRQEARKRLLAAKKAASFRQNSATESADSIEIYVPEAQTRL; encoded by the exons ATGAAAGGATTGGGGACCAACCATAATAGACACTTGTCTGACTCCTGTGATCCTTCCTCAGGCCATCCAGAGGCCCTCTACCCTCAGAAAACTAGCACCCTTCCACGCAGTCCTTACCTGCTGAGCCCCACAATGGAGCACTATGGCACCATGGACCCCCACCTCTACCCTTCAGCCAACCCAGGCTCCCTTCCACCAGAATACATGCTGCCCCTCAACAACCAGCTGTCAAACAGCAGCACCTTCCCCAGGATTCACTACAACTCATACGACCAGTCTGACTTCTCTCCACCCGGGGACAGCATTGGCGGAATAAGTACAGGGACCATGGGTACATCGATGTCTGTGGGCATGGGAACAGGCATGGGCATGGCAGGGCTGAGTGGACGAACACCTATGATTACAAGTGGCTCAGCAACTATATCACATCATATGACCAAGAACCAGGCACCACCCAGTCTGCTGGAACAGTTTGATAAACAGCTACCCGGCGGCCGAGATGGATTCAGCACATTACAGTTCCATCGAACATCTGCAGTAGCTGCTGCCAAGCAGCGTACAGACAGTCCTGGTCGCATTCGTTACATGCTGCACTCAGTGCAGAAGCTCTTTGCAAAATCCCAGTCATTGGAGAGTCACAACATGAAAGGAAATATCAATGGACGCTCCACTGGCAGTGGTGGAGGCTCATCTAGTACTGAAGATGGAGGGAAGCAAAATCGTAGATCCAAAAGTAAAGATCGTGGTACAAAATCAGAGACAACTTCTAAGCGACGACCACGCTCTAACATGTCAGGTTACTGGAGCTCAGATGACTTGGACAGCAGCGATTTGAGCAGCTATCATAACACCATGGCCATGATGACTCTGGGGCGTCCAACTGGCCATGACAGCCAAGGGGGCCAGAGCAGATACATCCACAGTGGCTACAACACTATCAGCTCCTCCAAAAGCAGCAATGACATGAAGTATCAGACCCTCTCTGGGCCTGGGGGCGGAGGTGGAGTTGGTGGACTTGGAGGAGTAGGAAGTACGCTAATGAATGATAGTGACTATATGAAAGGAGGGTCCTGGTCCACATTGACCATGGGCCAGCCGAGACAGGTGATCCAGAAGGGCTCAGCCACTCTGGACAGGTCCATGCTCAAGTCCAAATCTTGCCAACAGGAGCTAACCTGCAACTACCTGCAGGTTGGACGACGG GGGGATTGGAGTAGCACATTAGGCCGCAGTGGGGGTGCCAACGAAATCCCATGTCGACGGATGCGCAGTGGTAGCTATGTGAAGGCCATGGGAGACATGGAAGACAGCGACGACTCGGAGGGGAGCCCCAAACCTTCACCAAAAACTGCTGCTCGTCGCCAGAGCTACCTCAGGGCTACGCAGCAGTCTCTGAGCGACCAGCTACCCCCACGCAA CTGTCTTCCGTCTCTCAGAGAGCTCTCCAATAACCGCAGCCTGGACAACCTAGACTGCATTGGGGGTACAGGCTCATCTTTGCCACACTGGGATGATGATGACTTCAGCCAGGCCTGCAGCACCTTGGGCAGACGTAGCTGCATGGCACAG CTACGGGACCTGGATATGAGTCATCATTATGAGGACCGCAGCTCCGAGTCCACATATAGAGATTCCCGTTCCCATTCTCAGGACAACCCGGAGCCTCCAGACTTGCCCATGCCTACATGCTTCCGATCCCGCAGCCACAGCTATCTAAGAGCCATCCAGGCTGGCTGTTCCCAAGATGACGACACAGCATCCATAGACTCAGGCTCACCTCCTCCAACTGACACCACTGTTCACACCTACAGCACCAGCAGTG tCTCTACATGCATAACCACCTGTAAGAAGGCTGCTCCTCCGCCAGTGCCGCCCCGTACAACCTCCAAGCCCTACATCTCTGTGACGGTGCAGAGCAGCACAGAGTCGGCCCAGGACAACTACCTTGATCAGCAGGACcgaaggtcagaggtcaacagCCAGTCAAGCCACGCACATAGCAACTCGTCTGACAGTCTTGACAGCACCCGTGCCAACAGCCTGGCCCGCGGAATACCCCGCCCTCCACACATCATCCCCACTCCCATCGCCACCCCAAGAGAGCCACTTGCCCCCGCCACCGCCAATGCTGCCACTGAGACAAGTGACTCAGTAGCCCAGCATGAGTCCCTGAAATCTCTATTAAATAAAGTGAATCTAGTGGCAGAGGAGCCCCTAGTGGCCCCAGTACCCAGGCGGAAACTGTCCTCCATTGGCATACAG GTTGACTGTATTCAGGAAGTTCCACGAGAAGAGACCCCACCACTGGCCAAATTTCAGTCAATCGGAGTACAGGTGGAGGACGGGTGGCA GCTCAGTCGCTCCAGTAGCATGGCCTCAAAACAAGAAACAGACTCAGACACACAGGACATCTCTGTCATTTCCCATGTCAATAATGCCAAACCCACTCAGAAGAAAGTCATGGTCAATAGTGCCAGCCAATCCATGAGCTCCCCCCCTGGACAGGACTCATTAGACAACGGAGGCACCACTGGTGACACCTCCTCACCTCCACCTCCCAGACAAATCCTCAATCGCTCCACCACACGAAGTagctcttcctctttctcagaAAGTCTGGACCCAGCGCTGGACCCCTCATCACTACCACCTCCAGACCCCTGGCTGGAGAGTGGGAATGGAAGTAACAACAGCGCCCCCCAAACTGTAAGTGGGGGAACGCTATGTCGGAGAGATGGCCACTGGTTTCTAAAGCTGTTGCAGGCCGAAACAGGACGCATGGAGGGATGGTGCCAGCAGATGGATCAGGAGACCAAAGACAACCAGCTCTCAGAGGAAG TGCTGGGCAAGGTCCGCAGTGCAGTTGGAAGCGCTCAGCTCTTAATGTCCCAGAAGTTCCAACAGTTTCGGGGACTGTGCGAGCAAAACTTG AATGTGAATGCCAATCCGAGGCCCACAGCCCAGGACCTGGCTGGTTTCTGGGACCTGCTGCAGCTCTCCATCGAGGACATCAGCCTCAAGTTCGATGAGCTCTACCATCTCAAGTCCAATGACTGGCAGCCTGTGCCATCTGCGGCTGCCCAGTCGCCCCCTGAGCGGAAG GACGAGGAGAAGGCGGCTCTTCCAGCATCAAAGAAGCCTGGTAAGGGAAGACCATCGCTGGGCCGCGAGAAGAGCGCCGACTCCTCTTCAACCTCTTCTTCGgcctctgcagagaagcagaGACAGGAGGCTCGCAAGCGTCTGCTGGCTGCTAAGAAGGCTGCCTCGTTTCGCCAGAACTCCGCCACAGAGAGCGCAGACAGCATTGAAATCTATGTCCCCGAGGCCCAGACTCGCCtctga